The following coding sequences lie in one Rutidosis leptorrhynchoides isolate AG116_Rl617_1_P2 chromosome 6, CSIRO_AGI_Rlap_v1, whole genome shotgun sequence genomic window:
- the LOC139853741 gene encoding EG45-like domain containing protein, with protein MSTSKSITHHHHHHHHQRLQSFLPLFFLIFLLNFSHVSRGEVGTSAQYTPPFLPTSCYDDDPGQFPSSNLFAAAGAGIWDNGAACGRQYLVKCISAAEPGTCVPEKVIQVRIVDFALSTISPPSYDGTTMVLSDTAFGTIANVTATSINIEFQQI; from the exons ATGTCTACATCTAAATCCataactcatcatcatcatcatcatcatcatcaacggcTGCAATCTTTTCTCccccttttcttcctcatcttccttTTAAATTTCTCCCATGTGTCCCGTGGCGAAGTCGGCACATCCGCCCAATATACTCCTCCATTCTTAC CGACTTCGTGTTACGACGATGATCCTGGCCAGTTTCCATCCAGTAATTTGTTTGCGGCAGCTGGAGCAGGGATATGGGACAATGGAGCTGCTTGTGGTAGACAATATTTAGTAAAGTGTATAAGTGCAGCTGAGCCAGGAACTTGTGTCCCTGAAAAAGTTATTCAAGTTAGAATTGTCGATTTTGCGCTCTCTACTATTTCTCCGCCTTCGTACGATGGAACTACGATGGTTTTGTCGGATACTGCTTTTGGAACCATTGCGAATGTTACCGCTACCTCTATTAATATCGAATTCCAACA GATATGA